The sequence below is a genomic window from Desulfomonile tiedjei.
ACTTCCTCTAAAGACTTGCTCGACCATACAAGTCGAGAACATATAACTATACTACGGTATGGAAGTGGTAAAAACAAGGGATGAGAACCAGAGGGGAATGAAATTAAACATGCCGTTAGAAGCGGCTTTGAAAGCCATAGGTGGGACAGGCTTGCCAAGGGGGTCTCAAAATACTGGAATGGGGGAATTCCCTTGTACGGCGCGCACGGCCGAGGCTGTCTCAGAAGTCGGAGAAAGGTTCAGATCGTGCTACGAATTGAACCCCAGCGGCCCATGGTGGGTAGCCCGGACGCTACTGCCTCCGGGTGCCGCAGGCAAAAGAGGTCTGGACCTATGATACTGCAATGGATTCATTGATGAATATAGCAGGTTCAAGAATTTGTTCGGCCACCAGACCTCCTGTCGCTTCGCGACCCGCGGGTGGGACCGGCATCTTGCCGGTCATTCTCATAGACAGGCTGGAAGCCTGTCCCACCGAACGTCCGGGCTACCCGCCGCGTAACACCATTCCCCCGTATCCATTAGTTTTCAGACAGCCTCGGCCGTGCGCGCCGTACAAGGATTGGTCCAGCGCTTTCACACCGGCTCCCAGGATTCTTCCGTGCCGGCTCTGTTCAATAATCCACGGATAAGATTTATGTCGTCGAGCGACTCGAACTCTCGAGGTTTTTTTTCTCCCAGCGTGGTGCTAGCGTAAAGCGGTCTCTTTTGAAGAAGCCCTTGAATCAGACCGGCGAGGGGATGTCCCAGGTTCTCAACTCCTCCTTCGTAACTGCGAAGGAGCTTTTGGGCTTCTTTGCGCAAGTCCAGGATCAGGCTGAATCCCCTGCGAAACAGGTATTCCATGTGATTTGATCGCAGGAGGTTGGTGGCTTTTGAGATGTCCTCTCTCGATAGTTCTTCCAGGGCAATATTTATATACCCGCTGACCTTTCTCAGGCTTCCGTGCAGGTCATCCACCTGTCCCGGATCGCGCGCGTCAGCGACCATGACCTTGTTGGCAAGATGTGCCAGTTCTTGAGATAGCCTGTCTCTTTCATGCGGGTCTGAAATCTCGTCTAATGCCTTCTTGAATAAAGTATCCGGCTCCAACACCTTCAAAGGGTATTTCAAGACATTTCGAGGGGCTTCATAGGGTTCGACCCTTTCGTCAAAAGGTTCAGGCGGCGAATACGACAAGGCGCCTCGTTGAATGTACGCGTATATTTCAACAGCCTCGTCGAATTCCGGAAAGCCTCGATCGGCCAGCCGGGCCATACGCAGTCTGCGAGCCTCCTCCTGGTTTTCCAAATGTATGCCCCGGGCAAGTTCTTCCATGAGGCCGAAGTAGTATTCCGTATTCCACTCAAAAATGGTTTGAAGAAATCGCTTCAGAGCTTCTTCGTGCGCCGGCGATGAGAACTTGACAAAGAAAAGGTCGTCGAGTGTGAACGGCGGCAACGTGTCGGAGTCCTCAACGAGATCGATGTCGGGATTTCTTATTCGGACCTTCACGAAAGCGTTCATCAACGACACAATGAGTTCGGAATCCGTCACTTGCACGAATTGCAGAATCTTTCCCTCACCCATGGCCGCTATCATATTTAGCCAGCGTCCTGCAGACTCAAAGTGGAGCATGTCCTTTTTCCATAGATCCAGATCCAGCAGGTACAAAAATTGCCTGCCGGTGGTAAAGGTTATGAGGCCGGGGGCATGTTCTTCCCCCAACTTCTTTACAGTGAAGAACATCTCTTCTTCTGACATTTGTCGGACAATTTCGCCTGGTCGCGCAACAACCCTGACCAACTCTTCACGGGCCTCGGGGGACAGCTCGCTGAAGATCCGGATTCGCCGGTCCAAGGGTAGGGCATCGAACGACTCGATGACTCGTACAGAAGATTCCGCGGTTTCCATGTCCTTCATGTAACGAGTTTATCCACAGACCCGTCGGAAATCAACATCCCCCATCTTGGGGAATGCAGGGATCTCATGATAGTATGACCAAGGGATTGTCAAACTGGTTTTTGGCCAGGCCTTGGCGGTTTGGAAAGTAGGGGCCGGCGTCCCTGCCGGTCCTGTTTTAATAATATTGGCGGGAACTTTTCGTTACCTTTTGAACCTTCCTCGAATATCGCGTAAAATCGACCGAAACATGACAAACAGGGATTAACTTGATTCTTATGAAATGAGGGAGTGAGCAATGGAAAAATTGACCGGAAAGGCAATTATTGCCATGGGGGGCGGTCCTACCGCGGTCATCAATCAGTCGCTGGTCGGGGCAGTGCTCCAGGCGCGCCAGTACCCGTACATAACCCAATTTTATGGAGCATTCCGAGGGGTCGAAGGCCTGGTGAATGAAGAATTTGTCAATCTTTCCGAAGCAACCGGACATAACCTGGAAATGGTGGCCAGGACACCCGGAGCGGGGATTCGCAGCACCAGAGTCAAACCGGACGAAGGGTATTGCAAGCGAATCTTCGACGTTTGCAAGGCACATGGGATCCACTATTTTTTCTACATTGGCGGCAACGACTCAGCGGAAACCTGCCGAATCGTGAATAAGTTCGCTACGGAAGAAGGCTACGAACTCCGGGTAATGCACATTCCCAAGACTATCGACAACGATCTGCGGGTGACGGATCATTGCCCCGGTTACGGTTCCGCGGCCAAATTCGTGGCCCAGGCTTTCTCGGGCGTAAACCTGGACAACCGGTCTCTGCCCGGGGTTTACATTGGCATAGTAATGGGTCGGCACGCGGGCTTTCTTACCGCCGCGTCCGTGTTTGCGCGCAAGTATCCGGATGACGGGCCCCATTTGATTTATGTTCCGGAACGAACGTTCGACGCTGACGAATTCGTTGGTAGCGTAGACAAGATGTACAGCAAGTATGGACGTGCGGTTGTCGCGGTGTCCGAAGGCATACAGGATGCCCAGGGAAGGCCGGTACTCGCGGGCCTCGTGAAAGACGTTGAGCGGGACTCCCATGGGAATATCCAGCTTTCCGGGACCACATCCCTGGGCGACGCGCTCATGAATCTGGTCAAGAGCAAGCTGAACATCAAGCGCGTGAGATCTGATACTTTCGGATATCTCCAGAGGTCGTTCCTGGGATGCGTCAGCGAAGTCGATGCGCACGAGGCGCGGGAGGTCGGCGAGCGCGCGGTTCAGATCGTGGCATGGCACAGGGTTGACGGCTCGATCACGATCGAAAGAGTCGGCGATTATGGAGTTAGATACAATCTGACTCCGCTAAAGGAAGTCGCCAAGGAGACGAAGTGCATGCCTGATTCGTTCATAGAAGGCGCTAACAATGTGACCGTTGAATTTAAAAACTACGCGAGACCGCTCCTTGGCGATTTTCCTGCATACGAGAGGATCCACGCACCGCGCGTGGAAAAAATATTGAATAAGTAGAAGGATCTTATACCATCAGTCCCGGTAGGATCGGTAAGCGAAGCCAACCGCATCGGTCGTGGGTAGAGAATCGCGCACCGCCAATAATGCTGGTCCCGTTGGTCACCGCATCCTACGTGCGGCGTATAGCGTCCCCAGAATTTCAGGGTCGGGGTATTCCCCGACACGGCTGCGTAATTAGGCTGCTTGTCCCTACTGTAATTGACAGCATCTTACTACAACGTTATTACCAATGAAATCCAGGACGTCCTCCTGCGTCCGTTCCCGGTTGTCCTTCCAGGCCCTAAACTGCCCGTTTTCTCGAAGAACTGTCCATCGCGCACCGCACTTCTCACATCGTCGACCCCGGTTGACTCCGTGCT
It includes:
- a CDS encoding 6-phosphofructokinase, which codes for MEKLTGKAIIAMGGGPTAVINQSLVGAVLQARQYPYITQFYGAFRGVEGLVNEEFVNLSEATGHNLEMVARTPGAGIRSTRVKPDEGYCKRIFDVCKAHGIHYFFYIGGNDSAETCRIVNKFATEEGYELRVMHIPKTIDNDLRVTDHCPGYGSAAKFVAQAFSGVNLDNRSLPGVYIGIVMGRHAGFLTAASVFARKYPDDGPHLIYVPERTFDADEFVGSVDKMYSKYGRAVVAVSEGIQDAQGRPVLAGLVKDVERDSHGNIQLSGTTSLGDALMNLVKSKLNIKRVRSDTFGYLQRSFLGCVSEVDAHEAREVGERAVQIVAWHRVDGSITIERVGDYGVRYNLTPLKEVAKETKCMPDSFIEGANNVTVEFKNYARPLLGDFPAYERIHAPRVEKILNK